The Photobacterium sanguinicancri genome includes the window TAAATACCGACTCGCCCAACATAGCCTTTATTGCAATCATCACAACCTTGTTCATTGGCTTGGAAAAGTTCAGCATCAACTGGGATGGAGAGTCGTGCGCGATGAATAGCTGCGAGAGAATGAGGTTGTTTACAGTTGCTGCATAAACGGCGTGCCAGTCGCTGGGCAATAATCAGGCTAAGTGATGAGGCTAAGTTAAAATCTTCTACCCCCATATTGGTTAAACGGGTGAGGGTTTCGGCGGCAGAGTTTGTGTGTAGTGTCGATAAAACAAGGTGGCCCGTTTGGGCGGCTTTGACCGCAATAGCGGCGGTTTCGATATCACGAATTTCCCCCACCATTACTACATCGGGATCTTGGCGCAAGAATGATCGCAGCGCATCGGCAAAGCTAAGCCCGGCTTGGTTATTGATGTGAACCTGATTAATGCCGGGTAAGTTAATTTCGACCGGATCTTCGGCGGTAGAAATATTACGCTCATCGGTATTGAGGATCTTAAGGCCAGTATAAAGCGAGACAGTTTTGCCACTCCCCGTCGGCCCTGTCATTAAAATCATCCCTTGCGGTTGTTGCAATGCTGCAAGGTAAGCGGCTTTTTGTTGTTGGTTATAACCTAGAATATCAATGTTTAAGCTGGCGCTGGTGCTGTCTAAGATCCGTAGCACCACTTTTTCGCCCCACATTGTGGGTAGAGTCGATACTCGAAGATCAACTGTAACTGTCGGGCTAAGTTTGAGTTTTATTCGCCCATCTTGTGGTTGACGGCGCTCGGCTATGTTGAGCTTTGACATCACTTTCAAGCGAGTTGATAGCCGCCGAGATAGATGTGCTGCTGGCGTGGAATACTGGTGCAATAAACCGTCACAACGAAAACGAATTCGAAAGAATTTTTCGTATGGCTCAAAGTGAATATCAGAGGCTTTCTTTCGTACCGCATCAAGTAGCACTTGGTTGATATAGCGGGTAACAGGTGCGGTGTCTTGGCTTAGATCATTCTCTTGTTCAATTTCACCCTCACTCAGATCGACCAGCTGATCCAAGTCATCTTCGCTGATCCCGCGTTGGTGAGAGGTTTCACCGACATTGCTGCCGTAAATTCGGCGAATAGCACTTTCTAATTGCTTATTATCAAGTAGCAGTGGCTCGATTTGCTTGCCTGTAGCGAAACGAAATTCATCTTGGGCGGCAACATTGGTTGGATCGCTGGTGCCCAAAAATAACGTGGTTTCAGTTAGCTTTAGCGGGATAACTCGATGGCGCAGGATTGTTTCGCGCTGGCGTAAATTTTCGCAACAGCTTTGGTAATCGTATTGGTGGATATCGGTTAAAGCTATGCTGAAAATAGATTCAAGCTGACGGGCTAAATCGTCACTGGTCAGTATAGTAAGATCGACCAACGCCGAGGGGATCGAGATCCCCTCGGCGTGGGCGAAACTACAGACTTCTTGTTGCTGCATCAGGTTAAGTAAACCTGATTGATGTAACACGGAAGTAAGTGTAGTTTGCATTAGCTTGCAGGACACCAATCAGCATTACCGGCACCAGCACAAGTTACAGCCCAAACAACACCGTTGGTAGAAAGGGTTGGTGTTACTGTAACAGTACCGCTAGCAGGTAAAGATCCTTTCGCTACAACTGTAGCAACGATAGCACCAGTAGATGTACCTAGTGTTGCCTGTGCCGCAGTTGAATCAATAGTAAAGTCATCAGTTGCACTTTTCTGGAACTGTTGTGTACCTGGTACACCGCCAACGCCACTAGTACAATCGGGTTTCCCATCAATCAAACAGATACCAACGGCAGTTTTAAAGGCGGCTGTTGCATTTAGCATTTCACTTGCGTGTGCTCGCTTGGTGTAATTCTGATAAGCGGGCACTGCAAACGCTGACAAAATCCCGATAATTGCCACTACAATCATCAATTCAATCAGCGTAAAACCTTTTTGCATCTTTTTCATGTTTCTATCCTTGTATGCCCGAAGGCCTCGTAATTTGTTTAGCCAGATTAAAAGTTGGCTACAAGTGACGGAATCGAAAGGAATACTTTGCGCGGCGCAGTTTGAATAAATAGTTGGGGTATTACATTTGTTGCACTAGGTGCTTCGAGCTGGGTTGGAGCAATTGGTTATACCTGCTGAGTGTAGATCTTATTGATAAATATAGAAAAGGAGAGCATAAGCTCTCCTTTAGATATTTTAAGATTCAATACTGTGTGTATTAGGTATGAAGGCCAGTGTCGGCCATACCTTTGCTTTAACTGTTTTGAACCGAATATATTTAAGCGACTTATTTGAAACGCCTTATTGGAAGCGCATAGACAAATCCATAGCCTTAAGATGCTTAGTGAGTGCACCAACAGAAATGTAATCCACGCCAGTTTCGGCAAACTCACGAATCGTCGCTAGCGTTACGTTGCCTGAGTTTTCTAATGCTGCGCGACCTGCATTGATTTTCACGGCCTCACGCATCATCTCGGTGGTGAAATTATCGAGCATGATAATGTCAGCACCTGCATCAATCGCTTGTTGCAGTTCTGCTAAGCTTTCGGTTTCAACTTCAACAGGCTTGCCAGGGTTGAGTTGTTTTGCCGTGCTGATGGCTTGTTGAATGCCGCCACAGGCAATAATGTGGTTTTCTTTGATTAAGTACGCGTCGAACACCCCGATACGGTGGTTGTAACCGCCACCACAAGTCACTGCATATTTCAGTGCGCTACGCAGACCCGGAATGGTTTTACGGGTATCGAGTAGGCGAGTATGGGTGCCTTCAAGCTGTTTGGCGTAGGTTGCCACCGTTGTCGCACAGCCTGACAGTGTTTGGATGAAGTTCATCGCATTACGCTCACCGGTTAACAGAATGCGCGATGGGCCAGACAGAGTACACAAGGTTTGATTCGGTTCGACGGTATCGCCATCTTGAACATGCCATTCAATAGTCACTTGGCTACCCAATTGCTCAAACACTTCATCAGCCCAAAGCTGACCACAAAAAACACCGTGTTCACGGGTGATGATGGTTGCCACACCTTGGCTATCAGCAGGGATCAAACTGGCGGTAATATCATGTTCGGGATTGATCGGCTCACCAACCTCGCCACCCAAATCTTCACGCAGCGTTTCTGTGACTGCACGGCTGATTTCTTGTGGGAGTTGCTGTTTTAAGTAGGCTAAACGCGCTTGGCTATCGTGATTTTGTTCCATCTTGGTCATGCTGTATCCGTCACTATGGTTGAGGCTGTAGGCTGAGCGGGTGAAGTTATAGAAAGAGCCATGGCTCTTTTATGTAATGGATCATACCGCGACTGGTTCTCTGTTGCAGCATTTTCAGCAGAAGGTGTGATTTGGTGCTGTTCCGACTAAAATACCCTTGTTATATAAAATATCCTGGTTATAAGTGAGCGAGAATCTATTCAATGGAGCAGTTAGCTATTCAAGCCGATCACTGGCTTAGCGGTATCAAACACGTACCATCCCCTTTTTATGACTCCCGTCCACAAGGTGAAGCGGTTTCTCTGCTGGTGGTGCACAATATCAGTTTACCGCCCGGTCAATTTGGCGGACCTTATATTGAGCAGCTGTTTACTGGCAAGCTTAACCCTGACGAACATCCCTATTTTGAGTTAATTTCAACATTTCGCGTGTCTGCGCATTGTTTAATTAGACGAAATGGCGATATCATTCAGTTTGTACCACTAGATTGTCGTGCTTGGCATGCGGGTGTTTCCCAGTTTGCTGAGCGTGAAAGATGCAATGATTTCTCGATTGGCATCGAACTGGAAGGCACGGATACCCTCCCTTATACCCAAGCTCAGTATGTATCACTCACTGAGTTATCTCGGGTGCTTATGGACTATTACCCACATATTGACTCCTCACGGATCACTGGTCATGAGTTTATCGCTCCAGGGCGAAAAACAGACCCAGGATTGGCATTTGATTGGCATGCGTTTAAAACGACGTTAGCAGACCACAAAAGCTAATCACTTGATTGGAAAATGAAAGGCAATTGGTCTGACCATTTAAACATCTTATGGCTGAGTCGCACGGTTATTTGTTTCGAGCTGTGAATTAATTTGTCTTAATAAGTTTTCATAAGTTGAAATTTTTGTTAAATCCCCCTTTGTTCTATGATTTCAATCAAGTTGCCAGTGGACATCTAAAAAAAATTCTGTAAACTTTCAACTAATTCGTAAATTGGTAATACCAATTACCCACGCAGCGGACTGGCCGAAATGCGGTTAAGTATAAGAACGATAAAGAAAAAATGACTTATAAACGCATCCGTCAACCTAAGCTTTCTGACGCTATCGAGCAAGAGCTCGAGCGATTGATCCTTGAGGGAACCTTATCCCCAGGGCAGCAATTGCCGCCTGAGCGTGAGCTAGCAAAACAATTTGATGTGTCACGCCCGTCTGTTCGCGAAGCAATCCAGCGCCTAGAAGCTAAAAAGCTACTTACTCGCCGTCAAGGTGGGGGAACATTTGTAACCGAAAAACTATGGCAGAGCTTTTCGGAACCATTGTTAGAGTTGTTGGCGGCGCACCCTGAAACTCAGCTAGATTTGCTGGAAGCGCGCCATGCGCTTGAAGGACTAGCGGCTTACTATGCGGCATTGCGTGGTAATGAAGAAGATTTTACTCGGATCCGTGACTGCCATGCACGCATTCAAGACGCTCAGCAGCAAGGCGATTTAAATGCCGAAGCATCGGCAGTAATGCAATACCTGATAGCAGTGACTGAATCTGCACATAACGTGGTATTGCTTCACATCATTCGCAGCCTTGCCCCAATGCTAGAGCAAAACGTATTACAAAACTTTGAACTCCTGAATCGCCGCCCTGAAGTGGTAATGAAGGTGAGCAAACATCGAGCCGATATTGTGCAGGCGATCGTTTCTGGCGAACCGATTCTGGCTCGTGAAGCATCGCATGCACATTTGGCTTACATCGAGGAAACCCTGTTGGATTTATCGCGTGAAGATAGCAGACGTGAACGCTCTCTTCGTCGGATTCAACAACGCAAGGACGGGCTGGATTAATACCTTCATAACTATAACGTAGGGTATTAGACAGTCGCGACATTGTTAGTTTTGTAGATTATCAACGAAAGGATAGATCGCATGTCTGAAGTCATGAAGAATGACGTTGACGCACTTGAAACTCAAGAGTGGCTAGAAGCTCTTGAATCAGTCGTTCGTGAAGAAGGTGTAGAACGTGCACAGTACCTGCTAGAGCAAGTACTAGATAAAGCACGTTTAGATGGCGTAGATATGGCTACAGGCGTAACTACCAACTACATCAATACGATTCCAGCAGCACAAGAACCTGCATACCCAGGTGACACAACACTTGAGCGTCGTATTCGTTCCATCATCCGTTGGAACGCAATCATGATCGTACTACGTGCCTCTAAGAAAGATTTAGACCTAGGTGGCCACATGGCTTCTTACCAGTCTGCTTCTGCATTCTACGAAGTATGTTTCAACCACTTCTTCCGTGCACCAAACGAAGTAGATGGCGGCGATTTAGTTTACTACCAGGGCCACATCTCTCCAGGTATCTATTCTCGCGCATTTGTTGAAGGTCGTCTAACTGAAGAGCAGCTAGATAACTTCCGTCAAGAAGTTGATGGTAAAGGTATCCCTTCATACCCACACCCTAAACTGATGCCTGAATTCTGGCAGTTCCCAACAGTATCTATGGGTCTTGGCCCTATCTCTGCTATTTATCAAGCACGTTTCCTTAAGTACCTTAACGGTCGTGGCTTGAAAGATACCTCTGCGCAACGTGTTTACGCGTTCCTAGGTGATGGCGAGATGGATGAGCCAGAATCACGCGGTGCGATCTCTTTCGCTGCACGTGAGAAGCTAGACAACCTATGTTTCCTAATCAACTGTAACCTACAACGTCTTGATGGCCCTGTAATGGGTAACGGCAAGATCATTCAAGAGCTTGAAGGCCTATTTAAAGGTGCTGGCTGGAATGTGGTTAAAGTGGTTT containing:
- the pilB gene encoding type IV-A pilus assembly ATPase PilB, whose amino-acid sequence is MQTTLTSVLHQSGLLNLMQQQEVCSFAHAEGISIPSALVDLTILTSDDLARQLESIFSIALTDIHQYDYQSCCENLRQRETILRHRVIPLKLTETTLFLGTSDPTNVAAQDEFRFATGKQIEPLLLDNKQLESAIRRIYGSNVGETSHQRGISEDDLDQLVDLSEGEIEQENDLSQDTAPVTRYINQVLLDAVRKKASDIHFEPYEKFFRIRFRCDGLLHQYSTPAAHLSRRLSTRLKVMSKLNIAERRQPQDGRIKLKLSPTVTVDLRVSTLPTMWGEKVVLRILDSTSASLNIDILGYNQQQKAAYLAALQQPQGMILMTGPTGSGKTVSLYTGLKILNTDERNISTAEDPVEINLPGINQVHINNQAGLSFADALRSFLRQDPDVVMVGEIRDIETAAIAVKAAQTGHLVLSTLHTNSAAETLTRLTNMGVEDFNLASSLSLIIAQRLARRLCSNCKQPHSLAAIHRARLSIPVDAELFQANEQGCDDCNKGYVGRVGIYEVMTFSRELAEALMAKATTLQLEAIACQQGMQILNQAGIEKLCEGTTSLTELQRVLHF
- a CDS encoding pilin, which codes for MKKMQKGFTLIELMIVVAIIGILSAFAVPAYQNYTKRAHASEMLNATAAFKTAVGICLIDGKPDCTSGVGGVPGTQQFQKSATDDFTIDSTAAQATLGTSTGAIVATVVAKGSLPASGTVTVTPTLSTNGVVWAVTCAGAGNADWCPAS
- the nadC gene encoding carboxylating nicotinate-nucleotide diphosphorylase, yielding MEQNHDSQARLAYLKQQLPQEISRAVTETLREDLGGEVGEPINPEHDITASLIPADSQGVATIITREHGVFCGQLWADEVFEQLGSQVTIEWHVQDGDTVEPNQTLCTLSGPSRILLTGERNAMNFIQTLSGCATTVATYAKQLEGTHTRLLDTRKTIPGLRSALKYAVTCGGGYNHRIGVFDAYLIKENHIIACGGIQQAISTAKQLNPGKPVEVETESLAELQQAIDAGADIIMLDNFTTEMMREAVKINAGRAALENSGNVTLATIREFAETGVDYISVGALTKHLKAMDLSMRFQ
- the ampD gene encoding 1,6-anhydro-N-acetylmuramyl-L-alanine amidase AmpD, encoding MEQLAIQADHWLSGIKHVPSPFYDSRPQGEAVSLLVVHNISLPPGQFGGPYIEQLFTGKLNPDEHPYFELISTFRVSAHCLIRRNGDIIQFVPLDCRAWHAGVSQFAERERCNDFSIGIELEGTDTLPYTQAQYVSLTELSRVLMDYYPHIDSSRITGHEFIAPGRKTDPGLAFDWHAFKTTLADHKS
- the pdhR gene encoding pyruvate dehydrogenase complex transcriptional repressor PdhR — its product is MTYKRIRQPKLSDAIEQELERLILEGTLSPGQQLPPERELAKQFDVSRPSVREAIQRLEAKKLLTRRQGGGTFVTEKLWQSFSEPLLELLAAHPETQLDLLEARHALEGLAAYYAALRGNEEDFTRIRDCHARIQDAQQQGDLNAEASAVMQYLIAVTESAHNVVLLHIIRSLAPMLEQNVLQNFELLNRRPEVVMKVSKHRADIVQAIVSGEPILAREASHAHLAYIEETLLDLSREDSRRERSLRRIQQRKDGLD